In a genomic window of Candidatus Poribacteria bacterium:
- the moeB gene encoding molybdopterin-synthase adenylyltransferase MoeB: MFNFSNEQIERYSRHIILKEVGGMGQTRLLESKVLLIGAGGLGSPVGVYLAAAGVGTLGIIDDDVVDLSNLQRQILHGTSDIGVPKTKSAEATITEMNPDVKVIPYNERITSENAFRILEQYDLIVDGCDNLPTRYLLNDASVMLGKPIVHGSIFQFEGQVTVLYPGKGPCYRCLYPEPPPPGMVPSCQEAGVFGVLPGIIGTIQAVEAIKVLLDIGEPLIGSLLLFNALTMDFKRLKLRQDDGCPMCGENPTIHELIDYEEFCQVRW; the protein is encoded by the coding sequence ATGTTTAATTTCAGCAACGAACAGATTGAACGCTACAGCCGACATATCATCCTCAAAGAGGTCGGCGGGATGGGGCAGACGCGGCTCCTCGAATCGAAAGTGCTGCTCATTGGTGCGGGTGGGCTCGGTTCTCCTGTTGGGGTCTATCTTGCTGCTGCCGGTGTCGGCACGCTCGGCATCATTGATGATGATGTCGTTGACCTCAGCAACTTGCAACGCCAGATTTTACACGGTACCAGTGACATCGGTGTTCCGAAGACGAAATCCGCAGAAGCCACTATCACGGAGATGAATCCCGATGTTAAGGTGATACCCTACAACGAGCGCATTACCTCAGAAAACGCCTTCCGAATTCTGGAGCAATACGATCTGATTGTGGATGGATGCGACAACCTCCCGACGCGCTACCTCCTCAACGATGCCTCCGTTATGTTAGGTAAACCGATTGTGCACGGAAGTATCTTCCAGTTTGAAGGACAGGTCACCGTTCTATATCCGGGTAAGGGACCGTGTTATCGATGCCTCTATCCCGAACCGCCGCCACCGGGGATGGTACCGAGCTGTCAGGAAGCCGGTGTCTTTGGTGTGTTGCCGGGCATTATCGGCACGATCCAAGCCGTTGAAGCGATTAAAGTTCTCTTGGACATCGGCGAACCCTTAATCGGAAGCCTTCTGCTTTTCAACGCGCTCACGATGGATTTCAAACGGTTGAAACTCCGTCAAGATGACGGTTGTCCGATGTGCGGTGAAAATCCCACAATCCACGAGTTAATTGATTATGAGGAATTCTGTCAAGTGCGATGGTAG
- a CDS encoding ribosomal protein L7/L12, with the protein MDFNFLLRGIFTALVGVVCYYLIEVYRELKVIRKRLGEIEKHLERTHAAETELVGSSFSDGTKFDIHLKDFGASKIHIVKEVRAITGLGLRETKELVESAPVIIRKRVKRENAENAKKRLETLGAVVEIAPTQLV; encoded by the coding sequence ATGGATTTCAATTTTCTACTGCGTGGCATTTTCACTGCTTTAGTGGGTGTGGTTTGCTATTATCTCATAGAGGTGTACAGAGAGCTTAAGGTTATTAGAAAACGTTTAGGAGAGATTGAGAAGCATCTTGAACGCACTCATGCGGCAGAAACTGAATTGGTGGGCTCGTCCTTTTCTGATGGCACAAAGTTTGATATACACCTCAAAGATTTCGGTGCTTCAAAAATCCATATCGTTAAAGAGGTTCGCGCCATTACCGGACTTGGACTGCGAGAAACAAAGGAACTGGTTGAATCTGCTCCAGTCATTATTCGAAAGAGAGTAAAACGCGAAAACGCTGAAAACGCGAAGAAGCGATTAGAGACCCTTGGTGCTGTTGTGGAAATTGCCCCAACACAACTTGTATAG
- a CDS encoding T9SS type A sorting domain-containing protein, giving the protein MNSAAWQKAYAILSNTVVDRGIAVLNLLFGAAVPTKTLLLENYPNPFNPETWIPYHLGKPADVVITIHTVDGQVVRHLDLGHRNAGSYVSRSSAAYWDGKNALGEPVVSGLYFYTLTAGEFAATRRMLIRK; this is encoded by the coding sequence TTGAACAGCGCAGCCTGGCAGAAGGCTTATGCTATTCTATCTAATACGGTTGTAGATAGAGGTATTGCGGTACTTAACTTGTTATTCGGTGCTGCGGTTCCTACAAAAACGCTGCTTCTGGAAAACTACCCGAATCCGTTCAATCCAGAGACATGGATACCTTATCACCTTGGGAAGCCTGCGGATGTTGTGATTACCATCCATACTGTGGATGGACAGGTCGTTAGACATTTAGATTTGGGACATCGGAATGCGGGGAGTTATGTGAGCCGTAGTAGTGCCGCATATTGGGACGGTAAAAATGCACTCGGTGAACCTGTAGTAAGTGGTCTCTATTTTTATACTCTGACAGCAGGTGAATTTGCAGCGACTCGGCGGATGTTGATTCGGAAATGA
- a CDS encoding NPCBM/NEW2 domain-containing protein, with product MITPFRYSSLIFILLLSLSKFTVTVVDVHAAAERMVKVVYFVPHDRPFQWNIPIILNTQIKAVQRFYAEQMEAHGHGRKTFNLETDTNGKLVVHPATGKFDDPYYHTDALNKITEEVGTQFDMGKDIYIVIADISTERIQGNCGIARFDGGPVMIPATGDCVQGNHGVDLIAHELGHALNLEHDFRDESYIMSYGAAREKLSVCAASMLSVNPFFNWDGNAGNTANALATIQMLTPPTYPANEKNWTLRFNVRDTNGIHQVQFLLSVPREAISLISCQSFNNTQNTTVEFDMPTGATIAPVNNIYIRVVDQNGNISGKSWTLNATETAETKTINTNSTKTYLTLNYDNPDALVPVNNPTEWAGWREKLVWEKTPDGLVPRRPNSFMDPERSIQFYDEWDYFFYSHAVSRIVYDLGDQNYTKFDAYFDMPNPCGSIASVELICLADDVEIYNSGVWRGNQARNTHISFDIPENAQTLTINVTDAGDGDGCDHFIFANARLLHREPSVIEVDNNYSDVNNDGFVNIVDLVIVASRYGEKITGNPNPNPVSIGMVSLISTIFS from the coding sequence ATGATCACACCATTTCGTTATAGCAGCTTAATTTTTATTTTACTACTCTCACTCTCCAAGTTTACCGTTACCGTTGTAGATGTTCACGCAGCAGCGGAACGCATGGTGAAAGTCGTATACTTCGTGCCACATGACCGCCCATTTCAATGGAATATACCCATCATACTGAACACGCAAATAAAAGCAGTGCAACGCTTCTACGCTGAGCAGATGGAAGCACATGGACACGGCAGAAAAACTTTCAACCTCGAAACTGATACCAACGGAAAATTGGTCGTACATCCTGCCACTGGAAAATTTGATGACCCATATTATCATACAGACGCTCTGAATAAAATTACTGAAGAAGTTGGGACCCAGTTCGATATGGGTAAAGATATCTATATCGTTATTGCAGATATCAGCACAGAACGGATACAAGGGAATTGTGGTATAGCACGGTTTGATGGCGGTCCCGTGATGATTCCGGCAACTGGAGATTGTGTCCAAGGTAATCATGGTGTGGATCTGATAGCACATGAGCTTGGGCACGCCTTAAACTTAGAACATGATTTCCGTGATGAATCCTATATTATGTCCTACGGTGCTGCACGAGAAAAGTTATCAGTGTGTGCAGCGTCAATGTTGAGTGTAAATCCATTTTTCAATTGGGATGGAAATGCCGGTAATACTGCAAACGCATTGGCTACAATTCAAATGCTAACGCCACCGACTTATCCAGCCAATGAAAAAAACTGGACGCTTCGGTTCAATGTTAGGGATACGAATGGCATCCATCAAGTTCAATTTTTACTTTCTGTTCCTCGTGAAGCAATAAGTCTAATAAGTTGCCAAAGTTTTAACAATACACAAAACACAACTGTTGAATTTGATATGCCAACCGGGGCAACAATAGCTCCAGTTAATAACATCTATATCCGTGTTGTTGACCAAAACGGAAATATATCAGGAAAAAGTTGGACTCTCAATGCAACGGAAACAGCCGAAACAAAAACAATCAATACAAACAGCACAAAAACGTATTTGACGCTCAATTACGATAATCCAGATGCCCTTGTCCCAGTAAATAACCCAACAGAGTGGGCGGGGTGGAGAGAAAAATTGGTGTGGGAGAAAACACCTGATGGTCTGGTTCCCAGGCGACCCAACAGTTTCATGGATCCTGAGAGATCCATACAATTTTACGATGAATGGGACTACTTTTTCTATTCACATGCTGTAAGCCGTATCGTTTACGATCTCGGCGATCAGAACTATACGAAATTTGACGCTTACTTCGACATGCCAAACCCATGTGGAAGTATTGCTTCTGTTGAACTTATATGCCTTGCAGACGATGTGGAGATTTATAATTCCGGTGTATGGAGAGGTAATCAAGCAAGAAACACTCACATATCATTCGATATCCCTGAGAATGCGCAAACGCTCACTATTAATGTAACGGATGCCGGTGATGGTGATGGATGTGATCATTTTATTTTTGCAAATGCGCGGTTATTGCATCGCGAGCCATCCGTTATTGAAGTTGACAACAACTACTCAGACGTCAATAACGATGGATTTGTGAATATAGTCGATCTGGTGATTGTCGCATCCAGATACGGCGAAAAGATTACCGGTAATCCGAATCCGAATCCGGTGTCAATAGGGATGGTATCGTTGATATCGACGATATTCTCCTGA
- a CDS encoding PLP-dependent aminotransferase family protein codes for MKIRDVLLSTYGKASSVPSAVNQLMTDFAIGFRDEYDINLGVGYVNEQTIPHQQIQLACEKVLADPKKYRAALNYGGSQGSSNLIRSLKRFHIENRIGGITEETFDSRDIAIGANGATSLLESITHLLPDGIVLTADPMYYIYCNDLERKGFNIIAVPEDNEGLDTTRLKAKLAALGNQKQALRFFYIVTVNNPTCTILSNTRKRELVDIVTQLSYEIGRKIPIFFDNAYSDLVHDSTIEPLASALCYDELGIVYEIGTLSKILAPGLRIGYLIGPKGAFLNSIIQRTSDIGFSAPLINQEIASYLLDHGIEAQIEKVNKGYHRKAEAVKNWITGLLGDGVEACRGGSAGFYYYLTLKQMRTDATSDFFRFLTRTTGKESVDGPSDAQHPKVIYIPGEHCVHSKGEMVEIGKRQFRISYGFEELPQIHTALKLMKSAIGYCEKKI; via the coding sequence ATGAAGATTCGCGATGTTTTGCTTTCGACGTATGGAAAAGCGTCAAGTGTCCCTTCCGCAGTTAATCAATTGATGACCGACTTCGCCATCGGTTTTCGAGATGAATATGACATCAACCTCGGCGTGGGATATGTCAACGAACAGACCATTCCACATCAACAGATTCAACTCGCCTGCGAAAAAGTTCTTGCCGACCCTAAAAAATATCGCGCTGCCCTCAATTACGGCGGCTCGCAGGGATCGTCCAACCTAATCAGATCACTCAAGAGATTCCATATTGAAAACCGAATTGGTGGTATAACTGAAGAGACTTTCGATAGCCGAGACATCGCTATCGGCGCGAACGGCGCGACGAGTCTATTGGAAAGCATCACACACCTTCTCCCCGATGGCATTGTACTTACCGCAGACCCGATGTACTACATCTACTGTAATGACTTAGAGCGGAAAGGTTTCAACATCATAGCCGTCCCCGAAGACAACGAAGGTCTCGACACCACACGTCTGAAGGCAAAATTAGCAGCACTCGGCAATCAGAAACAGGCACTCCGATTTTTCTATATCGTGACCGTTAACAACCCGACCTGCACGATTCTCTCCAATACCCGTAAGAGGGAATTGGTGGATATTGTTACGCAGCTCTCTTATGAAATCGGCAGGAAAATCCCCATCTTTTTTGACAATGCCTACAGTGATCTCGTACATGACAGTACCATTGAACCTTTGGCATCCGCGCTCTGCTACGATGAACTCGGTATTGTTTATGAGATCGGTACGTTGTCAAAAATTCTCGCCCCCGGATTACGTATCGGTTATCTCATCGGACCTAAGGGAGCCTTCCTAAATAGTATTATCCAACGCACCAGTGACATCGGCTTCAGCGCACCGTTAATCAATCAGGAAATCGCAAGTTACCTACTCGATCACGGCATTGAAGCGCAGATCGAGAAAGTTAACAAAGGATACCACCGTAAAGCGGAAGCAGTCAAAAACTGGATAACGGGATTACTGGGTGACGGTGTTGAGGCATGTCGGGGTGGGAGTGCCGGATTCTACTACTACCTAACGCTGAAACAGATGAGAACTGATGCGACCTCCGACTTTTTCAGATTTTTGACGCGGACGACTGGAAAAGAGAGTGTTGATGGACCGTCAGATGCTCAGCACCCGAAAGTAATTTATATCCCCGGTGAACACTGCGTCCACTCGAAAGGCGAGATGGTTGAGATTGGGAAGCGACAGTTCCGTATATCTTATGGGTTTGAGGAACTGCCCCAGATTCACACCGCCTTGAAACTCATGAAATCCGCGATAGGTTATTGTGAGAAAAAAATATAA
- a CDS encoding TIGR01777 family oxidoreductase has protein sequence MANVLVSGGTGFIGSRVCDALHQKGDAVYVLSRDPARAQSKLDSAKAVYGWNPETEKLPIEATSDINAVIHLAGETIAGRWNAEKKRKIRDSRILSTQNLVASLSDADTKPETLVCASAIGYYGGSDESLTESSPAGTDFLAEVCAEWEAEAQKASEFGIRVVLVRIGLVLGLGGGLLQQVLPPFKIGIGGILGNGRQWMSWVHIDDVVGILLHALESSQIHGALNATAPTPVRNVEFTKTLGAVLRRPTMFPVPAFGLKLMMGEFADFIVLSQNVIPERTEASGYEFYYRTLESALNALL, from the coding sequence ATGGCAAATGTATTGGTCAGTGGTGGTACTGGTTTTATTGGCAGTCGAGTCTGTGATGCCCTCCACCAAAAAGGCGATGCAGTCTATGTCCTATCACGTGATCCAGCACGCGCCCAAAGTAAATTAGATTCAGCAAAAGCAGTCTATGGCTGGAATCCAGAGACCGAAAAACTACCCATAGAAGCCACATCAGATATCAACGCTGTCATCCACCTGGCAGGTGAAACCATTGCCGGTAGATGGAATGCTGAAAAGAAACGGAAAATTCGGGACAGTCGGATTCTTTCGACCCAGAACCTCGTTGCCTCTCTCAGCGATGCCGATACTAAGCCCGAAACACTCGTATGTGCATCCGCAATTGGATATTACGGTGGTAGCGACGAAAGTCTTACAGAGTCATCACCTGCTGGCACGGACTTCCTCGCCGAGGTCTGTGCAGAATGGGAAGCAGAGGCACAGAAAGCGAGTGAGTTCGGTATTCGGGTTGTTTTGGTACGCATCGGGCTTGTACTTGGGTTAGGCGGTGGGCTCCTCCAACAGGTACTTCCACCTTTCAAGATAGGCATCGGCGGTATACTCGGCAACGGTAGGCAGTGGATGTCATGGGTACATATTGACGATGTCGTCGGTATTCTGCTTCACGCATTGGAGAGCAGTCAGATTCACGGTGCCTTGAATGCTACCGCGCCGACCCCTGTTCGGAACGTAGAATTCACGAAAACACTCGGTGCGGTGCTACGGCGACCCACAATGTTTCCGGTTCCCGCTTTTGGATTAAAACTCATGATGGGTGAATTTGCGGACTTTATTGTGTTGAGCCAGAACGTTATCCCTGAGAGAACCGAGGCGAGCGGTTACGAATTTTACTATCGGACGCTTGAGTCTGCCCTCAACGCCCTGCTATAA
- a CDS encoding HAD family hydrolase, with protein MLKAITFDFWQTLYADSEENWRKRQAIRTKKCHAYLDSCGYTCELDDVSFGLDEAYNVVSTLWYQHRGVSVKQCMLRFAEVLELQLEEADLDQLVACLGAAFLETPPILIANVKPVVSRLSENYPLGIISDSALTPGSFARQLMDRDGILQFFSAFTFSDETEYTKPEVPQFHSTLAQLNAEPAEAVHIGDIFRTDIVGAKNAGMKAIRFTGFNKSETNDTLSDAVVDDYQQLETVIAEL; from the coding sequence ATGCTCAAAGCGATTACATTTGATTTTTGGCAGACGCTTTATGCGGACTCCGAAGAAAACTGGCGAAAACGCCAAGCGATCCGTACGAAAAAGTGCCACGCGTACTTGGACAGTTGTGGTTATACCTGTGAGTTAGATGATGTTAGTTTCGGACTTGACGAGGCATACAATGTAGTATCAACCCTCTGGTATCAACATCGAGGCGTATCCGTAAAACAATGTATGCTGCGGTTCGCGGAGGTACTAGAGCTTCAACTCGAAGAAGCAGACCTGGATCAACTGGTTGCGTGTCTGGGTGCTGCTTTCTTAGAGACACCACCGATTCTGATAGCAAACGTCAAACCTGTTGTTTCGCGATTGAGCGAAAACTACCCTCTCGGAATTATCTCAGATTCAGCACTCACACCCGGCAGTTTCGCGCGGCAATTAATGGACCGTGACGGTATTCTACAATTCTTTTCGGCATTCACATTCTCTGACGAAACCGAATACACAAAACCCGAAGTCCCCCAGTTCCACTCAACTTTAGCACAACTCAACGCCGAACCAGCAGAAGCCGTGCACATCGGTGACATCTTCCGAACAGATATCGTCGGTGCGAAAAACGCGGGTATGAAGGCAATCCGCTTTACAGGCTTCAATAAATCAGAAACAAATGACACACTCAGCGATGCAGTTGTTGACGACTATCAACAACTGGAAACTGTTATCGCTGAACTTTGA